A stretch of DNA from Gimesia chilikensis:
CGATAAGGGAACACTGGTCGTCGACCGTGGAGGCTGGAAGGTCTACGATCAAAAAGACGCTGCCACCTCCGGCACCAGCGATCAGGCAACAACCCATCACCGGAATTTCATCGATTGCATCAAGACCCGCAATAAGCCAACGTCGGACATCCAGATCGGCCATGTTTCCAGTGCGCTCTGTCACCTGGGTAATATCGCTTACCGGGCCGGGCAGGAGATTGAATTCGACCCGCTGCAGAACCAGATCATTGGTAATCAACAGGCACAGTCACTCCTCGGGCGGGAATACCGCCGTGACTGGGAACTGCCCCAGGTCTGATGACTCAGCAGATCCACTGATTATTGAAAACGAAAACAGCTTCCCGACAGTCGATAATGCCAGGAAGCTGTTTTCTTTGAGTCCACCAGAAGCGAACTGGTTTATTGCTGTGGTCCCACCTGCTGGAACATGTCGGTTGTGGTGTTCAGACTGTCTCTCCCTCCGGAATGGAAGAAGTCAGACAGTTCCACAATCGCGGGACCAAGCAGGAAGATGTAAATCGCGGGCATCAGACAGAATACAGTTGGGAACAGCAGTTTGAATGTGGCCTTGTTGGCTTTCTCATCCGCCCGCTGCTGCAGACTTTCACGCATGTTATCACTATATTCCTGCAGGGCCGAAGTCACGTCCGTTCCCATCTGATCGGTCTGGATCAAGAGGGCCGCAAACGAGTGGACTTCCGGTACATCGATACGCTTACTGAAGTTAGACAGCGCCTGCGTGAAGGTGCCGATAGAGGCCTGTTCCATCACGATTTTCAGTTCCTGGGCCAGCGCCGGATATACCTTCGCCAGTTCCCCGATAATTTTCTTCAACGCGTGTGGTACGGTCATCCCCTGGGAAACACACATGTTAAGCATGTCCAGCATGTCGGGAATCCCCTGTTCAATTTCACTGCGACGGTCAGATGCCTGACCGCTGATGAACAGGAAGGGAACCGCCCAGGCCAGGATTGGTACCAGCAGTAAGCCCAGTAAAATCGGAATTTCGAATCGCTCGGGAGCGACAAGCAGCAGGATTCCGAAGAACAACATGGTACCCAGAATGGAAACATAACGAATCGCAGAAAAGTTCTGCAGGGCATGTGGCTGGTAGTAACCTGCGGCCTGCAGTTCTTTTTTTGTCTGGGCCCGTCGTCCTTCCGATTCCGGCATCATTTCCGACAAGGCGGGAGTCGCCGATCCGAAGACATAATCATCGGTGCCCATCGAGGGAACATCGCCAGCTTCGATCGGTGGCAGACCCTCTTCCTGACCATGCTGATATGGGTTGTCAGAGGAAAACAACTGACGGTGTTCCCACGTTACAGGAGCGGCGCTCGAGGAAGAGGCTGAAGGAGAATAAGTCTCCTGCGGCTTCG
This window harbors:
- a CDS encoding type II secretion system F family protein, with protein sequence MFTPTTITVFYALCGAIILWMLFRIIRRRRSQKPEQQPEEVVETKPQETYSPSASSSSAAPVTWEHRQLFSSDNPYQHGQEEGLPPIEAGDVPSMGTDDYVFGSATPALSEMMPESEGRRAQTKKELQAAGYYQPHALQNFSAIRYVSILGTMLFFGILLLVAPERFEIPILLGLLLVPILAWAVPFLFISGQASDRRSEIEQGIPDMLDMLNMCVSQGMTVPHALKKIIGELAKVYPALAQELKIVMEQASIGTFTQALSNFSKRIDVPEVHSFAALLIQTDQMGTDVTSALQEYSDNMRESLQQRADEKANKATFKLLFPTVFCLMPAIYIFLLGPAIVELSDFFHSGGRDSLNTTTDMFQQVGPQQ